TAGACGTTTCGCATAACGTAATAAAGAATAAGAATTCGGACTCGCGCTGATCGCAACAAGGATTCTCTCTCTAAATCTTGTCGAGTCCGGCGAAGTGTTTACGTGTCTTGCCGTATAATTGAGCGCGGTTTCACGTAAGAAGGAAAGATTCTCCTTTTTGAAAAAATGATCTCCGGCAAAATTCGCTTTTTCGGGAACGTAAACTTTTCCTTCCTGTAAACGTTTACGGAGATCGTCCGGTGATAAATCGATCAGAAGAATTTCATCGGCGATGTCTAAAACGGAATCTGGAATCGTTTCGCGAATTTTAACCGAGGTCGTTTTTTCCACAGCCTCCACTTGACTTTCCAAGTGTTGAACGTTGAGAGTCGTGAAAACGTTGATACTATGTTTTAAAATTTCGATTACGTCTTGGTATCTTTTGATATGTCTGCTTCCGGGAATATTCGTATGAGCAAACTCGTCCACTAAGACAACTTCGGGTTTTCTTTTGAGAATGGCGTCTATGTCCATCTCTTCGAATTGAATTCCTCTGTGTTCGATACTTTTGCGGGGAAGAATTTCGAGTCCTTCCAAAAGTTCTTCCGTTTCTTTTCTGCCGTGGGTTTCGATATAACCGACGACAACGTCCACTCCTTCTTTTTTGAGCGTACGAGCGGCGTTTAACATCGCGTAGGTTTTTCCGACCCCCGCAACCATTCCGAAAAAGATTTTTAGTTTTCCGGAAATGGATTTTTGTTCCTCGGCTTGAACCTTTCGAAGAAGTTCATCCGGGTCCAATCGGTCATTTTCTTTCCAATCGGTCATGGATCTAATTTTCCAAATTTAGAATCCAGATTCAAGTTCAATCTCAATACGTTGACTCGTTTCTCCCCTATAAATCCGAAGGAAGGATTTTCGATCGATTGTTCTACGAGTTTTTTCAGTTCTACGATTTGATCCGGACTCAGCCTTCTTGCGGTCGCAACCCTTTGTATTTGAAAAAAGGCCCCTGCGGGACTGATATGCGGATCGAGTCCGGAAGCCGATGCGAATAACAGATCAGGAGGAACGATCGTTTGATCCGGATGTTTTTTCAGAAGAAATTGTTTTCTCTCTTCTATTTTCGACTTTAGAGCTGAGTTTGTCGGACCCGCGTTAGACGCTCCCGAAGGAATCGTTCCGTAATCTACAGCGGAAGGTCTTTGCCAGAAATATTCATCTTTTGTAAACTTCTGAGCGATGAGCGCGGAGCCGATGATTCGTTCGTTCGCATAGATCAAACTTCCGTTTGCTTGAGAAGGAAAAAGACGTTCTGAAAAACCGGTCACTATGAGAGGATATATAACTCCGGTGATTATGGTTAGAAACAATAGGGTCCTGATGGCGGTTAACGTATTTTGTAACATTATACTTTCCTTAATTGAGTCCTAATAAAACTAAGATCCAGTCTATCGCCTTGATTCCGATAAAAGGAGTGGCGATTCCCCCTAAACCAAAGATCAGAAGATTTCGTTTGAGAATCGTGTTTGCGCCCAACGGTTTGTATGCGACTCCCTTGAGCGCGAGCGGAATCAACGCGGGGATTACAAGTGCGTTGAAAATTACGGCGCTCAAGACCGCGCTTTTTTGAGAGCTCAATTGCATGAGATTGAGGACGGAAAGAGGACCGCCTAACGCATCCGATGTCGCGTAGAACGTTCCAAACAAGGCCGGAAGAATGGCGAAGTATTTTGCAACGTCGTTTGCAATGCTGAAAGTGGTAAGGGCGCCTCTCGTCATCAGGAGTTGTTTCCCGATTTCAACGATTTCTATGAGCTTGCTCGGGTTGCTGTCAAGGTCGATCATGTTGCCGGCTTCTCTCGCAGTTTGAGTTCCTGTGTTCATCGCAACCCCGACGTCCGATTGTGCGAGAGCGGGTGCGTCGTTGGTTCCGTCTCCGATCATCGCGACGAGATAACCCTTAGCCTGTTGTTCTCTGATTCTTTTGAGTTTGGTTTCGGGAGTGGCTTCCGCGAGAAAGTCGTCGACGCCCGCTTCCGCCGCAATTGCCGCCGCGGTGAGTTGATTGTCTCCGGTGATCATCACGGTTCTAATTCCCATCTTTCGAAGACTCGCGAATCTTTCTTTCAATCCTCCTTTGACGATGTCCTTTAACTCGATCACGCCCAAGAGTTTGTTGTCTTCCGCTACAAGAATCGGAGTACTTCCTTTTTGAGAAATTCTTTGAATCGTATCTTCCATATCGGAAGGAATTTTTTGACTGAAGTTGTAGAGATAGGTTTTGATCGCATCCCCAGCGCCTTTACGGATTCTTCTGATCACCTTGCCTTCTTTTTTTAGATCGACTCCGCTCATCTTTGTGGAGGCGCTAAATGGAATAAATTCGCCTTCCATCTCGGCGAGATTTCTTTCCCGGATTCCAAACTTCTCTTTTGCTAATACGACAATGGATCTTCCTTCGGGAGTTTCATCCGCCAAGGAAGATAGCTGTGCTACGTCGGCGAGATATTTTTCCTGAACGCCGACTGCGGGGAAGAATGCTCTTGCTTCTCTGTTGCCTAACGTGATCGTTCCCGTTTTATCCAAAAGAAGAATGTCTATGTCGCCCGCGGCTTCGATCGCCTTTCCGCTTTTAGAGATTACGTTAAACCGAATGAGACGTTCCATTCCCGAGATACCGATCGCAGAAAGTAAACCGGCGATCGTAGTCGGAATCAAACAAACAAGAAGAGAGATCAAAACCGGAATCGAAAGTTCAGCTTTTTGTCCGCCTTCTTTAGCGACGAATTCCGCGAGAAAGGGGAGACTGATAACGGCGATCAAAAATACGAAGGATAAACCGGAAAGAAGCATCGTAAGTGCGATCTCGTTCGGCGTCTTTTGACGTTTTGCTCCTTCGACTAAGGCAATCATCTTGTCTAAAAAAGTATTTCCTTGTTCAGCCGTGATCGCGATTAGGATCTTGTCGCTTAACACTCTGGTGCCGCCGGTGACCGCGCTTCTATCTCCGCCGCTTTCTCTCACAACCGGAGCCGATTCTCCAGTGATCGCAGACTCGTCTACGCTTGCGATTCCTTCGATGATTTCTCCGTCTCCCGGTATCAAGTCGCCTGGTTCGCATAACACGCGCTCGCCGAGCTTGAGGGAAGTTCCCGGAACGAGTACGATTTTTCCGTCCACGATTTTTTTTGCGACGATGTTTGTTCTCGTTTTTTTAAGGCTATCGGTTCTGGCTTTCCCTCGGCCTTCGGCAATGGCTTCCGCGAAGTTTGCAAAAAGAACCGTGAACCATAACCAGAGTCCGATCTGAAGATTAAAGGAAGAATAAATTCCTCCGCTCAGGTCTTTGATAAAGATCCAGGTTGTGAACAATGCGCCTAAGAATACGATAAACATCACAGGATTCTTAGCCTGAGAACGAAAACTCATCTTCTTAAAAGAGTTGATAAACGCTTCTTTTAAAACTCCGGATTCGAAAAAAACTTTGGATTTGCGACTCATCCGATTCTCCTTAAAAAGTTCTGCCTTGTAACATTAGAAAATGCTCAAGTATGGGGCCGATCGTAAGAGCCGGAAAAAAGGTGAGCGCCCCGACGATGATGATAACCGATAAAAGAAGAATGTAAAAAGTTCCTCCTTCCGTCGAAAAAGAACCCTCTGATACGATCTCGGATCTTCTTTTTATAGCCGCGCTTCCTGCGATCGCAAGAACCGGGAGTATGACTCCGAACCTTCCGATTAACATCGCGATTCCCAAAATAGAATTGTAAAACGGAGTATCGACGCCTAACCCTGCAAAGGCGCTTCCGTTGTTTCCGGCTCCCGAAGAGAACGCATAGAGAATTTCAGAAAGACCATGAGGGCCTCGATTTGATAACGAAGACAATCCTTGCGGCAGACTGACAGCGATCGCTGTAAAAAGAAGTATGACGGTGGACGGTAAAAGAATACCAAGCAGAGCCATCTGGATTTCTTTTTTTTCGATCTTTTTTCCCAAATACTCCGGGCTTCTTCCCACCATGATCCCGCTCAGAAATACCGTAAGAATTATAAAAAGAACCATTCCATACATCCCCGCGCCGACTCCTCCGAAGATCACCTCTCCTAATTGAATATTCAACATTCCTACCAAGCCTCCGATCGGAGAAAAACTGTCGTGCATGGAGTTGACTGATCCGTTAGACGCCACCGTAGTAGACACTTCCCAGATCGCGCTGTTTAAGATTCCGAATCGAGTTTCCTTTCCTTCCCAAAAACCGTAAGTTCCGGAAAGAGGATTCAAGGAGGATTCCGCGGTCCACACGGTAAGGACTCCGAAACAAAAGACGGTGAACATCACTCCGAAGACGACCCATGCGTGTCTAACGTTGCCTATGATTCTTCCGTACAAAAACACACAAGCCCCCGGAAGTAAAAGGATCGAAATCATCTGGAAGAAATTCGAAATCGGGGTCGGATTTTCAAAAGGATGAGCGCTATTGACCCCGAAAAAACCGCCTCCGTTTGTTCCGAGTTGTTTGATTGCAATCTGCGAAGCGGCCGGTCCCATAGGAATGATTTGTATGTTTCCTTCTAAGGTTGTCGCAACCGCTGAATCAGAGAAATTTTGAATCACTCCGGAACTTACCAAAATCAGAGCGAGAAGAAAGGAGAGCGGTAAAAGGACGTATAACGTTCCTCGAATCAAGTCCTTCCAAAAATTTCCGATGCCCGCGCTTGCATGGGAGGAGAGTCCTCGACTCAACGCCAAAAGAACGCAGAATCCAGTCGCGGCGCTTACAAAATTTTGAGTTGTAAGTCCTACGAATTGCGAAAAGTAACTTAAAGCCGCTTCGCCCGAGTAAGCCTGCCAGTTCGTATTCGTTGCAAAACTAACTGCGGTGTTAAAAGCTAAAAACGGATTTAATCCGGCCAAGCCTCCGGGATTCAAAGGAAGAATATTCTGAAAAATTAATATTGTAAACAGAACCAGAAAGCCGAGGAAATTAAATAGAAGAAGAGAAATCGCGTATTCCTTCCATTCCATATTCTTGTCGGAATCGATTCCGCAGATCCTATATATGATCGTTTCTATCTTGAGCTTCTTGGAAGAGGTGAAGACTTGATAGAGCCAGGCTCCGAGCAAAGGTGATAGAATGACGATTGAAAATAGAAAGATCGAAAGTTGAATCCATTCCGTGGCCATAAGCTCTCCTTAAAATTTTTCCGGTTTGAAGATTGAAAAAACGAGATAGACAAGACAAATTGCGCCCAAAGAAAGGGCAATGGTTGTTTCTAAATTCATAATATTGATTTTTCCTGATCAAAGTAGATCACGAATGAAGTCCGGAGTCAAGATCTGTGAGATTAAGGAGGAGAAAACGAGGTTAAGAAGTTGTTAAGTTTATAAAACTTCGACGGAAAGGAAAGTGATATCGTCTTGCGTCTTTTGTCCGGAAAGAAAGGTTTCCAAGTCGCTGAATATGGATCTTACGAGATCCGGAATCGATTTGGAGGATTCCTTGAGTATCGAATCGAGCAGACGCTCTTCTCCGAATTCTTCCTCGAAGGCGTTGAACTCTTCTACGATTCCGTCCGAAAAGAAAAACATTTTGTCGCCCTTTGAAATTTCTAAGAACTGAGATTGATATTTTACTTTCTCCGAAATTCCGATGATCGGACCGCTCCTGGAAAGTCGGGTAACGGTGCTTCCCGCGAGACAGAATTGATCGGGATGTCCCGCTGCGGAATAAGAAAGGGTTCCTTCGCCCGTATCCACGTCCGCGATGAGACAACTAAAAAAGGATTTGATCGCGCTGTATTTTGCGATGATTTCTTTATTCAGTTCCGAGATAACTTCTCCCGGAGGAAGATCCAAATACTTTAGGCTTTCATATTCGGATTTGATTAACATGGTGACTAACGCAGCCTGTACCCCGTGACCGGTTGCATCCGCGAGAAAAATTCTTATCTTACCCGGGGAAATTTCGGCGTAGTCGTAAATGTCTCCGCCGACCTCGTTCATAGGAATGTATTTCGTGAGTATATAAATTCCGCCTAACGTCGTTTCCGGCTTAGGAAGAATCCGGTCCTGAATTTTCTGTGCGTAGAGTAAGTCCTTTTGTATTAATTTAATCGTATTGTTGAGTTCGGAAGTTCTTTCTACCACCTTTTCTTCCAACTCTGCGTAGAGATTTGCGTTTTCGATCGAGATCGCGGCTTGTCCTGCTATGAGTTCCAAGGTCTGAATTCTGTTTTCGGTGAAGATCCCTTTTACGAGTTGATTCTCGAGATAAAGAACTCCTTTTAGGCCTCCCGCGTGAACTAACGGAATACAAATTACCGATTGAGGCCTTTTTTCTTTGATATATTGATCCGTAAAATCTTTGATCGAAGAAGAATCGAAACCGTTCGTGGAAATCATTTTTCCGGTTCTAAAAACATAGTTGAGATAAGAGACCGGATATTGAGTCTCTTCGAGTTCGGGAAGATTTTCGACGACGATCCCGTTTTCCCCACTTTGCCCGGCAAGATAGACCATTAGATTTTTATTGTGTAGGTGAAAGTAGATCGCTCGTGTAGCACCTGCGGTTTCCATCGCTATTTGGATGAGTTTTTTAAGGAGATTGTCCAGGACGATCTCTCCGGAAAGTAAATTATATGTTTTTAATATGATTTCTTGATCGAGGTCAGGTGTCTGATTTTGGATTTTTCTTCCGATTGCTTCCGGAGAAAGAGAAAGATCGAGTCTGCTTGAAAAACGATTTTCGAGATCCTCTACTTTTTTAGCAGCGCCCCACCGGGAATACAAATCGATTGCGTGTTGAATGTAATGATTTCCTAATGAAAAGTTTCCGTTTTTATAATGGAATTTCGCGGCGATTTCGCAGGAAAGCGCCTGAAAGGAGAGAAAACCGGATTCTTGAAAAAGTTTGATCGCTCTTTCGTAACCCGAAATTGTTTCTCCGACATTTCCTTTGTTTCTATCTCTTTCCGCTCGTAAGAGTTCCAAGTGCCCCATAAAATTTTCGGGACAATCTTTGCTCCAATTTTCAAAAAGTGCAAAGATCTGTTTTAACTTTTTATTAAAGCGAGTTCGATTGGAAAAAGAAAAGTCCTTATAGTTTTCTAAAATTGTAAGTCCGTAATAAAACCAAAACTCGGCATAAGGAATCAACCCGAACGCGTTTTGAATTAATTTCTCGCCTTCTTGTCCGGTCTCCAGGGCCTTTTTGAAGTTTCCGGAAAAGTAATATAATTTCGTGAGGTCGTGGTAGAAGTAAGCGAGCGCGGTAAAGTTCTTATCCGCTAAGATTCCCTTTTCAAATTCCTGACTGTGAAAATTTTCATCGTCAAGAGATTCGGGAGACTGAGTTTTTCCCGCAAGAGCCTTTATAAATTGATGAGAACTTTTTGCGATCGTAAACGCAAAGTTGTCTCTGGAAGCCGTAAAATATTGATCAGCGCTTACAATGTCGTTTAACAATTCTTCGATCGGGAACGAAGCAAATATTTTTTTCTGGGTTTTTGCCTGCATACTGAAGCCGGCGTAAAAGATATCCCCGTTTTGTAAGGCCCCATTGTGCACGTCGTCGAGAAGGCTGATGTCCAAGGTGATATGCCTTTTCCAGTGGCAGAGATAAGCCGAATAAACATACTGGACCTTCCATTTTACCAAATCAAAAGGGATTTTGTCGTTTAAGTCCATTGCGAGCTTCGAATATCGAATCGCTTGATCCAAATCCTTGAGAGCCTGATTTACGATCATTCCGTAACCGCTGTAGGCGATAGGACTACTTCTGGAAACTCCCTTTGTCAAAGAAGTATTAAACATTTTTAATACGATCAAAGCGAAAAGGTTTTGGTTATAAGTAAACGCAGACGGTCCTAAATCCGCAAAAAGATCGATCAAGGCCTGATATTCGGGTTCTCCGTTTTCGGGAACGTTTACGAGTTCGATATCGGTTTTACCTTTGGATAGGATCATGGAAAGAATG
This is a stretch of genomic DNA from Leptospira tipperaryensis. It encodes these proteins:
- the kdpC gene encoding potassium-transporting ATPase subunit KdpC, which encodes MLQNTLTAIRTLLFLTIITGVIYPLIVTGFSERLFPSQANGSLIYANERIIGSALIAQKFTKDEYFWQRPSAVDYGTIPSGASNAGPTNSALKSKIEERKQFLLKKHPDQTIVPPDLLFASASGLDPHISPAGAFFQIQRVATARRLSPDQIVELKKLVEQSIENPSFGFIGEKRVNVLRLNLNLDSKFGKLDP
- a CDS encoding potassium-transporting ATPase subunit F translates to MNLETTIALSLGAICLVYLVFSIFKPEKF
- the kdpB gene encoding potassium-transporting ATPase subunit KdpB — protein: MSRKSKVFFESGVLKEAFINSFKKMSFRSQAKNPVMFIVFLGALFTTWIFIKDLSGGIYSSFNLQIGLWLWFTVLFANFAEAIAEGRGKARTDSLKKTRTNIVAKKIVDGKIVLVPGTSLKLGERVLCEPGDLIPGDGEIIEGIASVDESAITGESAPVVRESGGDRSAVTGGTRVLSDKILIAITAEQGNTFLDKMIALVEGAKRQKTPNEIALTMLLSGLSFVFLIAVISLPFLAEFVAKEGGQKAELSIPVLISLLVCLIPTTIAGLLSAIGISGMERLIRFNVISKSGKAIEAAGDIDILLLDKTGTITLGNREARAFFPAVGVQEKYLADVAQLSSLADETPEGRSIVVLAKEKFGIRERNLAEMEGEFIPFSASTKMSGVDLKKEGKVIRRIRKGAGDAIKTYLYNFSQKIPSDMEDTIQRISQKGSTPILVAEDNKLLGVIELKDIVKGGLKERFASLRKMGIRTVMITGDNQLTAAAIAAEAGVDDFLAEATPETKLKRIREQQAKGYLVAMIGDGTNDAPALAQSDVGVAMNTGTQTAREAGNMIDLDSNPSKLIEIVEIGKQLLMTRGALTTFSIANDVAKYFAILPALFGTFYATSDALGGPLSVLNLMQLSSQKSAVLSAVIFNALVIPALIPLALKGVAYKPLGANTILKRNLLIFGLGGIATPFIGIKAIDWILVLLGLN
- the kdpA gene encoding potassium-transporting ATPase subunit KdpA — protein: MATEWIQLSIFLFSIVILSPLLGAWLYQVFTSSKKLKIETIIYRICGIDSDKNMEWKEYAISLLLFNFLGFLVLFTILIFQNILPLNPGGLAGLNPFLAFNTAVSFATNTNWQAYSGEAALSYFSQFVGLTTQNFVSAATGFCVLLALSRGLSSHASAGIGNFWKDLIRGTLYVLLPLSFLLALILVSSGVIQNFSDSAVATTLEGNIQIIPMGPAASQIAIKQLGTNGGGFFGVNSAHPFENPTPISNFFQMISILLLPGACVFLYGRIIGNVRHAWVVFGVMFTVFCFGVLTVWTAESSLNPLSGTYGFWEGKETRFGILNSAIWEVSTTVASNGSVNSMHDSFSPIGGLVGMLNIQLGEVIFGGVGAGMYGMVLFIILTVFLSGIMVGRSPEYLGKKIEKKEIQMALLGILLPSTVILLFTAIAVSLPQGLSSLSNRGPHGLSEILYAFSSGAGNNGSAFAGLGVDTPFYNSILGIAMLIGRFGVILPVLAIAGSAAIKRRSEIVSEGSFSTEGGTFYILLLSVIIIVGALTFFPALTIGPILEHFLMLQGRTF